GCAAGGACAACAAATGACATTTATCAATTTCGACAGAGCAGGGAAAATCAAATTAGCATCTCCAAATTTcgcaaaataaaaagatcttgAAATAGTGGTGACAGTCCTGACGGAGCGCCTAACACTTCCTGAAATTTTGGTTGGGAATGCTATTGAACAACTGTTTGATTATTGTCATTgtgaaaaaacatgaaaaaaggagagaagaaatTAGTTATCCCCACAGCTAAACAAAAGATTAGATGCGTTCAATTCACGAATTTATAACTGTTGCTCCTGTTTATTCAATTTATGCTGGTGATTTAGTCTGGCATGGAAGATGGTCCTTTGGTATTGAGTGTGCTCCTATATGCCGGTTCATTACTGCAGCGTGACCTGATATTACTGAGGCTTGTAGTATAGCAAGAAGTGATTATTTTAGGCtgattgagaaaattttgtttgataggtGATCAAGCCAAAACTTGCAAAGCCCGGAAGAGTTCCTGTTACCACATGTGCTTGGGATCGTGAGGGAAAAAGCATTGCAGGTGGTATTGGAGATGGTTCTATACAGGTACTACTTCTAAGAGAATAGATACAACCACATGCCTTGTGTGGGGTTTGCACCCCATGTGAGAGTGTTTGCCAAGTGGAAAAAACATCAAAACTGGTACTTTGGAATATTTTGGTATTTCCATAGCATTGATGGCCTAAATTTTGGATGGAAGGTTAAATGTGTTTCTGTGATGTTTTGAAGTGCCTCTACATCTTGTTAGCTTTCTCTATtaatactattattattttatttacaGATATGGAACCTTAAGCCTGGCTGGGGAAGTAGGCCAGATATACATGTTGAAAAGGGTCACTCAGATGACATCACTGGACTCAAGTTCTCTAGTGATGGGCAGATTCTACTCTCAAGAAGCTTTGATGAATCATTGAAGGTATTAATTGAGTTTAGATGCTATTCTTTTCACTTGATTGGGCTATAGTTATTCTTACTTATGAGCTGTACTGTCAGGTTTGGGATTTGCGCAAAATGAAAGATCCACTCAAGGTGTTTGAGGATCTTCCTAATCATTATGCTCAAACAAATGTAGCATTTAGTCCGGATGAGCAACTCTTCTTGACTGGAACATCTGTTGAAAGGGAAAGCACAACTGGAGGTTTATTATGCTTTTATGATCGAGCAAAACTCGAACTTGTGTCAAGAGTTGGGATTTCACCAACTGGTAGCGTTGTTCAGTGTACTTGGCACCCGAAACTGAACCAGGTAAACAATGGCATTCTATTTTTCCCTTGAGATCCTGTATTACTTGGTAAGTAAGCAATATAGATATAAACCAAGGAAACTTTTGATTTAGCGGGAACACATTGTTCTTCCTTGGGTTCTTGTCCTCCTGAAATTTGGTGGCTAGGAGATCTGAAAAACTTTGCAACATTGAAGGCCTTGCCTTTGTTTCCATTTAAAACTTTTGTCTAATTTTTTCtattagaaaaatgaaaatgtttcTGAACATAAGCTATAAAGCACATGAAAGTGTTTGTATGCCACATATTGCCTTACCGAAAGCCTGTCTCTTTGTTTTCAAGATATTTGCGACAATTGGGGATAAACACCAAGGAGGAACTCACATCCTATACGATCCAACCCTCAGTGAGAGAGGAGCTCTTGTTTGTGTTTCGCGTGCTCCAAGGAAAAAGTCGGTTGATGATTACGAAGCAAAACCAGTGATACACAACCCTCATGCACTCCCCTTGTTTAGAGATCAACCAAGTCGTAAGCGTCAGCGGGAGAAGATATTGAAAGACCCAATGAAGTCTCATAAGCCTGAAATTCCAATGACAGGACCAGGTCATGGTGGAAGAGTTGGTTCAACAAAAGGAACCTTGTTAACTCAGTACCTTCTTAAGGTATAGTAATACCATTTGTTCGCCATGTTTTCCAATTCTGTATAGCAGGAATTAAGATAGCGAGATATATGAACTTCTGATTTTGTTATTGCAGCAAGGAGGGTTGATAAAGGAGACATGGATGGATGAAGATCCTAGAGAAGCTATTCTGAAATACGCTGATGTTGCAGCAAAAGAACCGAAATTCATTGCTCCTGCATATGCACAAACTCAGCCTGAACCTGTTTTTGCAAAATCGGATTCTGAGGATGAAGAGAAGTGATCTGAATATGTTTGACCTTTGCAGTTGTAATTCGTACTGCCCAAGGTGGTACTTCTTTTTTCCCAACAACTTATGTCTTTGCTTTTTTCGCAGTTCCTATTGGTTTTCTACTACTATTGACAACCAAACTTAATAGGTTGTCACCCTCGTTTTCTCCCTTAATGGTTTGAAATCACGTTCATTTCTGCAGCTGAATCTTGGACGTTTCGCCGGTGTATCCAACTGGAGTGTTGTAGAAAGCTATCACAATACGCTTCCTGCGTCGTGATTGTATAAGAATAGATAAGCCTTGTCTCCCAAACGAATGTCAGTAGTGACTTTGATAAATACAATGTTATTCTAATTTGTATGTTTGAATACAATAATGGACTTCCATTTTTACCAGTGTAGAAGTGCCATTGCTTTCTGACATTGAAGTTAAAATCACTTTCCAAGCACAAGATCTATATTCATATTCAATGTTTGCACAAATTGCTTAAAATTGTTGGTGAATCGTGATATATATGCCACTTCATGAATGAAGTGGCATATAACATAGCCCAATTTGAATGTCAATTACTAACGGTAACAAGTACATCAATCAAGTAGCATTTTTAATGGTATGGAAATCCTTTCTTTGctgataagagagagagagagagagagagagagagagagagagagagagagtacattaATCAGCCACGTTCTTACATCTACAATGGTGAGGATTTCTTGTCACAATGGTTCATTGTGTGATTCACAATGCTGAAGGATCCTTTATGGGTGACATCAATCCCACTAAAAGATTGGGATGATGATATGTAATGGGGTGTAATAATACAACAGAGATCAGTGGTGTGAGATGTTTGAACATATCATATTTATCAATAGACtgcaaaatttcatcttttctaCTTCTCTGAGCTGCATTTTGATCCGGTATTAATTGCTGCAAGAGCATTGAGATCTGCAAAATCGGTTGAATAGGCTCTGTTTTACCAACTGGAATGGTGATGGCCATTTATGCACTCTCCGTTACTGGGGCCAAATCTATTCCTTCATATGGCTAGAACTTGCAGCCCACTTAAGTTAGTACTCATTCTCGTAGCTTGATAGACGAGAGTCTGACAAAACTGTGAACAGTTGTGTATCCACGAATAACTGCAAGAGGTAAAAAGCAGCACCCACTTCATGAAAACATCATAGCAGCTAAATTTACTATTAGTCTTTGACAATGATGTGGACAAAATAATACTTGTGCTAGTTCAGGTATCACAAAAATTTAGTTCTAATTGTGAAATGGTGAAGATGAAGCAAAATACAATGGGAACAGCAGAACTTCTTAGAATTTCAAGAAGCTGCATTAAATAGAAAAATGGAGGATGTAGATTTACCTTAATAAATGGCTGGTCTTTACTAGGAAAGGAATCAACAAAGCTATCTTTAAGGAGTAAGGAAACCTGTAAAGATACAAAGCACAATAAATTTTAGGCAATCAGCATTCTGAGTATGGAGAAATTCTCGAAATCGTGAGTTAGTTTGTCCAACCCTGTCATTTGATTGTACACTGGTGATTGTATGAGACCTCAAATCTGTACAAAGCGATTCCAAGTAGCGCCTCATGACTGTTAAGAAATGTGCAGCAGCTTCAGCCTGCACTTACATTTTGACATGTTTTACATCGACTGTCAAACTCATGAGAAGGCTAAATGTAGAACAGAAAACCCACAACAGAGAAAATCACATAGGAACCAAACTAGAACCTTTGATAGCTTGTGCTGACAAGGATGAAGGGAATGTGAAAATTGTATTTGAAAGTAAAAGGGGAAAATGTATCCAATCTCCAGAGAGGACAGAGAACTTCAAATCATAGAGTTTTCTAACATACGATGCCAAGACATTCAAGAAGCTGAAACTTGTGGTATTGACTAAAATGACATGCATACAAATGCTTTAGGCTTTGAAGTAGGGTTGAGAATACCTGCACTTCGTTGCATTTAAATACAGGATGCCTTCTAGCGATTTCCTTTTGACAGGACagtttggtgtggattggtcgCAGTTCAGCGATAAGCTCTTTGTGCCGAGGAAGTACAGGTACGTAACACGTTTTTACCTAACCAAACACAAAGGAATGCAGCTAGTTTTTATCACCTTGACAATTTGAGCATCTCCATGCCATTTTGGCATTTTCTGACCACCTTAAGCAAAATACCCTTCTCTAAACTAATCCCAGAATCATAATCTATGTTGGAAGTAGGAACAATGCAGTAAAATCCAAGTCCAGCTTTTGACACCACTGGCAAGATAGACTGATGTTGCACTTCACACAAAGATCAAGGGCTACCAAATAGCATGGCATCTTTCTTATATTGATTTTCATCAAATGGACAGGGCTTTTGAAAAGATGATTACAATGTATCATATAAATGAGAGATTTAGATCTCAAACAAGTAAAGTCAACCATACTACTATGGAATGCCATTTTTCTGTGGTAACTGAGGCAGACAAAAGCATGGAACCTAACTGTTGTAAGCATACATCAGACAATGAGAAGGGACACAAGATAATCTCACTATCTAGATCAAAAGCacttcaaatcaaacaagaagaaaatagcTAACGATCAACATGAAAAAAACAGTTGAACTTCTTGATGTTGCACCGCTCTTAATCTTCTGGAGCAAAAGGCTTTTACACCATTGACATGAGACAATAGGTGAGTAAACTAATAAACAGAAGGTCTTGGTTCACAAAATATTTGGGATGAAAAGAGTTCAAGGGCTAAAATCCCGTATTACAACGGATCATAAGTAACCCATCCATAAATCCATACGTCGATGTTAAGGATAATATGCTAAGGTCCCATAAGGTCAAGCATCCAATGCTTCAAGTTCCCCCCTCCACTTGAGAGAATAACATGCAAAAATCCTATAAGCAAAAGGAACCAAGTAATGGGCCCATAAGTGATACCGTTAAGTGGGGGCATGGTTTTCCTCTACCTCTTTCGGTCCATTTATATCCTGGAACTTATTATATCATTATACAATTCACAGAAAGCCTCAATTTTCagcaaaagaaggaaaataaaagagagaaaatacttTGGCCTTTCATCGCTCTGCAGGCAAAAGCTAAATACTTCTCCAGAAAACAATATTAGAAGATGAGAGGACCCAAGATGCGTGCATGAAAACTGACAAACCTGGTCTTTTACTGCATTAATAAGAACAAGATTAGAAGTTCTCATCTTCCAATCAGCTGGTTTATGCTGTACACCAACCTGGAAAACATTAGCATGAAAACGATACATTAAAAAATGACCCATGATGCCTTCTCAAACTAATATAGCAATAAATGAAGCCCTCAATCTTGCACATGTCTAGGGTACACCTAGATTAGTAAAAGAAAGATAAGATAACTTTCCTCAAAATGAGCagagcaaacaaaaaaattcgttGCAAGGGAGGGTGGAAATCCAACCAAGTACAAAAATAGCCGGGTCTATTATGTTCCCATCACTACTGATAGTCTTCATAAACGTTGCAGGctaacaaatacaaattggCCGTCAAAGACATTTACAGTTCATTGGCCGCTGGTAGCATCACAGCCTGTATTAGAATGACTGTGGCAGCTTTCTTAAATCATATTACAGCctcctttttcccttttttcaagttttggtCTTCTAAATGCAATCCTAGCATAAGAGAAGCGGTGAGAATACGACATTCTTACCATCCTTCACTACAATCTATACAAGGTCAGGTGTTAGATTGTTTGACAACCAATGAATAAAGTGCATTGACCAATATAATGATACTTGAAATACACAAATCTTACTACGGTAGTTAGGGATGTGCACGGGTCGGGTGGGTCGGGTAACAATTTTTTAGGCCCGAAACCTAACCGAACAGGTGCTAAGAACCGTCCGCGAGCCCGATTCTTTATGTCGGGTCGGGTTGGTCGGGTTTACCCTTCAAACTGGCCGGGCCGGGCTGGGTCCGATCCCACGGGCAAGGAATGCACCAacctgaaccctgaaccctgaaccgaaaattgatttttaacagaaagtgAACCCGCACCCATctgaaccacatgttcgaccccaCCCGACCCTGaaccgaaaattgatttttaacagaaagtgAACCCGCACCcatccgaaccacatgttcgaccccacccgagacccttcgggtcAGGTTGCGGgctttttgcacacccctaacgGTAGTAGTTTCTAACCACTGTACCACTTTCTGTTAGTAAACAACTTGATAAGTAACAGCAACAAGTACATTCTAGTTTACAAGCAATTGCTAGAAACCAAAAATAACATTCACTGCCATTAGTTTGcaatgacaaaaaaaagtcTGTCTGACATTAGTAAACACGTTTGTAGGTGTCATTTGATTGCTTAGAATTTAGAAACGTCAAACTGAGGAGAACTGGGACAAAAGCTGCCGCTTAATGAGTTCTTTTATAGAGTTTGTAATTCACTGCTTTAGTTGATTCCCATTATGCTTGATCAATCTTGCCAATACCATTAAACTACAAATGCTAACATAATGTGGCTTATAGTTTGATTTAACCAATCCATGATAGACAAATtcatccaaaaataaataatgctCTCTATCACTTTTAAACGTCACTAGGACAAGCTAATAATGTTTTGGCTTCATAGTCAATCTAAAGGGTTTGATCAATTCAGCTGCTGCATATAACTAAGGAGTAAGGACTTAAGTCATAAATACAGTGAATAAAATCACAAAACTACAGTCAAATTGTATGAAGCTGGATGAAGTTCAGACACTCACGATGAAAGGAACAGGAGCGTCAAGAAAATCAAGCATCTTCCCTGGCAAAACCTGCAAAAGGGTGTGCAAAAATTGGAGATATCATATTATGAAGATGAAAGTGTGGCTAAAAGAATTAATTTACTAAGGGTAAACTGACTTCTCACCAAGATCATCTCAAAACATACTAAACTTCAAACCCCAaagggtttggccaagtggttatgagaaagcaataagtgctCCTCCATGAGGTCACATGTTCCATTCCCACGGAGGCCAAatattccaaaccttggggccatTGGAGGTTTGCCCAGTCATTAACTTTAGGCTGccgaattagtcgaggtgtgcgcaAACTGGCCCGAACatccggttattaaaaaaaatactaaacttcGACCATTGAGTACCAGAATCAAGGAACAACactaccataccaaaacgaacCAAAATTCTAAACAAGGCCATTCCAATTTCAAACATCAACTCCAAAAAGGAACTTCAGATATCATGTGCAGAGTTAAGACAATCAAAAGCAGAAGAACAGGAGTGCCAATATACTTTTTTTGTGATTGTACATATACATTCATCAGACTTAAGGCAAACAAAAATGTCAATTTGTCTCCACAGAGAAATGAACTTTTCGGCGGAGGCCCATATTCACATCAGAACCAGATTGTAAGAAGAATTGACTTACTAATGCAGATCGGTTAGAATTTGAAATATATTTCAAGATAACTACCTTTTTATGCAGCGACAAGTGTTCAGGTATCAGCAAGATAtttaaatgctaaaaaaatcaGACAGAAAAATAGCATGCCAGTTGTTTACTTACTGGGAGGAATAAACTCTGCCATTCAAATGGACGGATCATAGGAATAATAGACAAGACTATAGCTGATAGAACACCCTGCAAAGGAAAATTTCATTGTTCAAAAGAAACACACAGTTCAACGTGATTATTACTTTCTTCATGATTGGAAAAGAAGATGACTAGCACAAAGAATAACAATAAATGtctaatcaaaacaaaataaacgatACTCGCAGAGGTTTCACATCTAGATATTGGCATAATGACTTCAACACACAAGATTACCAGATTTTGACACACTACAACAACTTGTTTTTCCAGTAATACCCCAGCGACGAGTGCCAGAACCTGAAAACAGAACATGAATCATAGCACTTGGAATCAATGTAAAAAGGCACAGATTACAATGGCAGCAAACCTAAGCTTCAATGCCTGGCAGTGTTGCAGCATGCACAAATTGCACAATTCACACTATGTGGAACACCACCGTTCGCCCAGAAATAATACGAGCGCAATTTCTTGTCCActatatttctttttattttgtttcaaggAAACACTATACATTTTTAGTGAATAGGATAGTCAAGCCCTAGTCAATCTCGAAAGGAGAGAAGAGTGAACAAAACTGTGTGCTGCTACAGATGTACAATCAGGATCAGACATTTAAACTAGGATTACTTTTCTGGAAATGAAACTTACGCTTTCAAGTGAGAGAACTCGACAAATTGTCGCAATGGTCCATATTGATAGTGCCAGAGCTTCCTCACCAGCAGCTAACTTTAGATTAACCTTGGGAAAAGACAATAATTTTTACGAATCATAAGGGTAGTTATGAAGAAACATAATCCAACAACTGATCGGTAACCAACTATTGTACCTCAGCTCCTTCTAGTGAATGCTGAAACTTCTGATCTAGATATCTTTCACTTAAACCAAGGGCAGTAACTGGTGGCCTCCTATACTCAATACCCTGTAGATGCTCAAGAGGCTGGAATACTATTTCACTCCCTCGGATGGGAAGAGGCATAGCATGATAACCACAAACTATTTGTATTATGTCATTTTTATTCTCCTGTCGAAGagaacacaaaaacaaaatgtaaaCGGTGATCAAAATACAACTACTGTTGCATACAACTTCTAAGCACTAAAAGCAAAGGAAACCAACCCTAGCCCATTCCATTATCATTTCATCCCCAGCCTGTTTTTCAGGGCTCAAAAATATCTCatcctcctcatcctccgatGCCATGCTTCTCACTGGACTGCCAAATGTCAAACAATATCTTGACTGAATATTATAGTGTATAAAACAAATATCCTGGAAATACCACTTATCCACTTGTACATTGTACCGCGTAGAAAACAACAGCATTATAGTCAAATAGAACCTTCTAACTGATGAAAATCATAAGCAAACATCTTGAGAACTAGCGGACTTAACACACGAAATACATCCAATATGAGTAATGACTAGAAAAATATCAAATCAAAGGAATTACTTGGAAACTATACTACCTGAATACGGAATCGAAACTTTCTAGACGCTCCATTGTCAGGCTCCGTTGCCATACAAACGTCCCGAGCTCTGGGGGAGTATGGCCATTATCACAAATTCCATTCATTCGTTCTAAACCATCAGATTGATTTTCTGAAGCCTCACTGGTGCTACCACCTTCAGGGGACGGAGATCCCGACCTACCTGAAGGTGATCGGATGTCATCATCAGATATAATGCCTGCTGCAGCTGCAGTTAGGGCTACCGCACTGTCAACCGGAATCACTGAAGCCGTCCAATCTGTACAACAATCCTTGAATGGTGGTGAGTCACTGTCATTCATTGTGtcaggtaagttggttgctgaGGGGAAACAATCAGTGAGAGACATTTCACTGACAAACTGCGTGATACGGTTCAGACGATCCTGCGCAACGATACTGCATCCAAGTAAATAAAAAGGGTTGAACCGTGTAAGTACGTAACAAGTAAATAAAAAGGAATGAACTGTGTAAGTACGTATTACAGTGTACTATACTTTTATGCTATGTTCACAACTTaggggaagaaaaaagaaaagatgtcaaaggaaaccaaaccaaaccgagcatgtcccaatcacttagggttggctacatgaattattttcctccattgagttCTGTCAatggccacttgttcacacaaacctactatactcatatctttgcgcactacatcatctaatgtcaatttaggtctacccctccccgtagcattgctacccaaagctatcttatccactctcttaactactgcatctcctggtctacggtagacatgcccaaaccaccttagcctattttccctcaacttctcttctatgggtgctacATCTACCATCTCAcaaaccgtttcatttctaatcctgtctcatCTAGTCTtgccacacatccacctcaacattctcatttccgctacactcacCTTGTTCACCctttgtttcttaataggccaacattctgtcccgttaagcatcgctggtctgatggcagttccatagaattttcccttcaattttatgggtaccctcttgtcacacagtacaccagtagcgctcctccacttgagccaccccacttggatcttataggtcacatcatcggcaatctttccatctctactaataattgagcctaaatacctaaaatgatcactcttaggtATCTCCTGATCTTGGATAATCACTCTTTCTTTGTGCGCACTGCTGacaccactaaacttgcacaccatatactcagtactcctacttatccgaaaaccctttgactctaatgcttccctccaaatttctagtttcgtattaacatcTCTAGTGGTTTCAAAGGAAAGAAGGGGAAATAAATGAGAAGGATTTTTAAAGAAAGTGCAATCActtcttgtttggtttagagtaaaaaaggaaaggaaaggagggGGAAAAACTttcgttattttttttcaaagaaaagaCGACAGTAAAATGAGAAGGGATATAACTTTGCACGCGTTTTTCCTTCGGTTTTTTGCCCTGTGATTTCCAAATTCTTTCCAAATTAAGTACCAGACAAGAAAGGAAGGAaatctctttccttctcttgGGGTCCAAACAGAGTAATAGTCTCAGTGACAAGAAACATATGAATCTTGCAGTAATCAACAATAATCCAGAAAAATAGTGCTAACCTGTTCAACATCTCATAATGCAACTCAAAAAAAGGAACTCTTGTTAAAACACAATAACAGCGAGGTGCAGAAACCAAAAAACGAGCAAGTCCTCCGGAGAATTGGGAAATGGGCGATGCAGGACCTAAAATAGCAGGTGGTCTCTGAACAATTTCTTGTACAAGCAAGCAAACACCATAAAGGGTTGCATTGTCTGCCACCTGAACATAGGCACAAACAGTCACTTCAGCAGCTACCTCATGTTGTCGCAAGCAAAACAATATGCTACTAGCTACATCCAAAAAAGAACAGGAACAGAACTTGCCCAGAGTGCGACTACAGCATTTTAcatgttgaaacttgaaagataAATCAAATGAAATGAGTCAGACATGCAACTTATGAGTGTTTCCACAATTCTGCAAGGTTTGACTTGTAGtctaaaaaatataagtaaaaACTAAACATGAAAAAATCGAATAGCGCAGGTAGCTGTGAAACAAGCAAGAGAAAAATGGGCCCTAAAGGAATTACACCCCAGGCAAAGGTGAGATGCTACTCTAAGGTACTTATCTCTTTTGAATTCGGAAATGACACGAATAAGTTGGCTATGAATGAGCGATTGCTGAATCTTGGATTGAGATCATGTTTGAAGCCATATCCACCCTTTTCGGTAGGCAGAAATCCTTGATTTCAGAGGCTTGATAAGAACAATGGTGTTGTCTCCTCTCTTTGAGACTTGAACATTCAATATTCATTATTGgatgaaagaaaatgaaaagaaataaaactggTGTGGTATGGAAACTAAAAATGAGCATTTGCAATCTAGATGAATATAGAAACAAAATTGGCCAGGCAAAGGCATCAGATGATGATTAAAACCAAAGAGGTGAATATCCAATAAAAAGATAACATAAACATCAGCTTCTCAATAACCAATAAAGCCCAAACGTGAATAACGACCCAGTAACTTAAATCTATCAATCTAGCATGCAGAGAAAGCAGGCAGTAGGCTCAAAGATGCAAAATAACAACAGCATTAACCAGACTAACCTTGAGCGAAAATATGAATGATAAATCATCTCTGCATAGGTGTTCCTGGCAAGAGAAATATAAAAACGAAAGTTATGTCCTTTGATGGTGGACAGAACAGTTTAAATGATCAAAAGAAAAGCTCTAATGCATTCATCATTCTAATGTGATGTGAAAATCACATTAGAATGACTATAACGTTCCAGGGTCATTTCCAAGCAGAATCAAGTTTCTATTGGCACATCCCCATCAGCCAATAAAATTGACCCCATTTAGAATATCTGCTTAGGGAATATCTTCCAGCACACTCATCCCCACAACCACACA
The sequence above is a segment of the Rhododendron vialii isolate Sample 1 chromosome 13a, ASM3025357v1 genome. Coding sequences within it:
- the LOC131313219 gene encoding uncharacterized protein LOC131313219 isoform X5, which gives rise to MESKEDGDGTEEWPTSPYQVLQQISEEAFRAAGEAIQSVYLGSSLNNQPPGPEPGHRRCQSEILTGAEHRRSNSFQRWKSQMQRALRWGNNPREQSRCLAFNPEVLANQKRQWYQLHSKASDQEKYKEPTSLFEHFIIVGIHPDANLEIVEDAFAKRKKWELDMKQYEMTDLEQLQHRGASFSTMEPQILFKYPPGKRLAVRPKDLAAFCFPGGVKARLLERTPSLSDLNEVVYGQEHLCRDDLSFIFSLKVADNATLYGVCLLVQEIVQRPPAILGPASPISQFSGGLARFLVSAPRCYCVLTRVPFFELHYEMLNSPVRSMASEDEEDEIFLSPEKQAGDEMIMEWARENKNDIIQIVCGYHAMPLPIRGSEIVFQPLEHLQGIEYRRPPVTALGLSERYLDQKFQHSLEGAEVNLKLAAGEEALALSIWTIATICRVLSLESVLALVAGVLLEKQVVVVCQNLGVLSAIVLSIIPMIRPFEWQSLFLPVLPGKMLDFLDAPVPFIVGVQHKPADWKMRTSNLVLINAVKDQVKTCYVPVLPRHKELIAELRPIHTKLSCQKEIARRHPVFKCNEVQAEAAAHFLTVMRRYLESLCTDLRSHTITSVQSNDRVSLLLKDSFVDSFPSKDQPFIKLFVDTQLFTVLSDSRLSSYENEY
- the LOC131313219 gene encoding uncharacterized protein LOC131313219 isoform X2, translated to MESKEDGDGTEEWPTSPYQVLQQISEEAFRAAGEAIQSVYLGSSLNNQPPGPEPGHRRCQSEILTGAEHRRSNSFQRWKSQMQRALRWGNNPREQSRCLAFNPEVLANQKRQWYQLHSKASDQEKYKEPTSLFEHFIIVGIHPDANLEIVEDAFAKRKKWELDMKQYEMTDLEQLQHRGASFSTMEPQILFKYPPGKRLAVRPKDLAAFCFPGGVKARLLERTPSLSDLNEEHLCRDDLSFIFSLKVADNATLYGVCLLVQEIVQRPPAILGPASPISQFSGGLARFLVSAPRCYCVLTRVPFFELHYEMLNSIVAQDRLNRITQFVSEMSLTDCFPSATNLPDTMNDSDSPPFKDCCTDWTASVIPVDSAVALTAAAAGIISDDDIRSPSGRSGSPSPEGGSTSEASENQSDGLERMNGICDNGHTPPELGTFVWQRSLTMERLESFDSVFSPVRSMASEDEEDEIFLSPEKQAGDEMIMEWARENKNDIIQIVCGYHAMPLPIRGSEIVFQPLEHLQGIEYRRPPVTALGLSERYLDQKFQHSLEGAEVNLKLAAGEEALALSIWTIATICRVLSLESVLALVAGVLLEKQVVVVCQNLGVLSAIVLSIIPMIRPFEWQSLFLPVLPGKMLDFLDAPVPFIVGVQHKPADWKMRTSNLVLINAVKDQVKTCYVPVLPRHKELIAELRPIHTKLSCQKEIARRHPVFKCNEVQAEAAAHFLTVMRRYLESLCTDLRSHTITSVQSNDRVSLLLKDSFVDSFPSKDQPFIKLFVDTQLFTVLSDSRLSSYENEY
- the LOC131313219 gene encoding uncharacterized protein LOC131313219 isoform X3, with the translated sequence MESKEDGDGTEEWPTSPYQVLQQISEEAFRAAGEAIQSVYLGSSLNNQPPGPEPGHRRCQSEILTGAEHRRSNSFQRWKSQMQRALRWGNNPREQSRCLAFNPEVLANQKRQWYQLHSKASDQEKYKEPTSLFEHFIIVGIHPDANLEIVEDAFAKRKKWELDMKQYEMTDLEQLQHRGASFSTMEPQILFKYPPGKRLAVRPKDLAAFCFPGGVKARLLERTPSLSDLNEVVYGQEHLCRDDLSFIFSLKVADNATLYGVCLLVQEIVQRPPAILGPASPISQFSGGLARFLVSAPRCYCVLTRVPFFELHYEMLNSIVAQDRLNRITQFVSEMSLTDCFPSATNLPDTMNDSDSPPFKDCCTDWTASVIPVDSAVALTAAAAGIISDDDIRSPSGRSGSPSPEGGSTSEASENQSDGLERMNGICDNGHTPPERLESFDSVFSPVRSMASEDEEDEIFLSPEKQAGDEMIMEWARENKNDIIQIVCGYHAMPLPIRGSEIVFQPLEHLQGIEYRRPPVTALGLSERYLDQKFQHSLEGAEVNLKLAAGEEALALSIWTIATICRVLSLESVLALVAGVLLEKQVVVVCQNLGVLSAIVLSIIPMIRPFEWQSLFLPVLPGKMLDFLDAPVPFIVGVQHKPADWKMRTSNLVLINAVKDQVKTCYVPVLPRHKELIAELRPIHTKLSCQKEIARRHPVFKCNEVQAEAAAHFLTVMRRYLESLCTDLRSHTITSVQSNDRVSLLLKDSFVDSFPSKDQPFIKLFVDTQLFTVLSDSRLSSYENEY
- the LOC131313219 gene encoding uncharacterized protein LOC131313219 isoform X1 translates to MESKEDGDGTEEWPTSPYQVLQQISEEAFRAAGEAIQSVYLGSSLNNQPPGPEPGHRRCQSEILTGAEHRRSNSFQRWKSQMQRALRWGNNPREQSRCLAFNPEVLANQKRQWYQLHSKASDQEKYKEPTSLFEHFIIVGIHPDANLEIVEDAFAKRKKWELDMKQYEMTDLEQLQHRGASFSTMEPQILFKYPPGKRLAVRPKDLAAFCFPGGVKARLLERTPSLSDLNEVVYGQEHLCRDDLSFIFSLKVADNATLYGVCLLVQEIVQRPPAILGPASPISQFSGGLARFLVSAPRCYCVLTRVPFFELHYEMLNSIVAQDRLNRITQFVSEMSLTDCFPSATNLPDTMNDSDSPPFKDCCTDWTASVIPVDSAVALTAAAAGIISDDDIRSPSGRSGSPSPEGGSTSEASENQSDGLERMNGICDNGHTPPELGTFVWQRSLTMERLESFDSVFSPVRSMASEDEEDEIFLSPEKQAGDEMIMEWARENKNDIIQIVCGYHAMPLPIRGSEIVFQPLEHLQGIEYRRPPVTALGLSERYLDQKFQHSLEGAEVNLKLAAGEEALALSIWTIATICRVLSLESVLALVAGVLLEKQVVVVCQNLGVLSAIVLSIIPMIRPFEWQSLFLPVLPGKMLDFLDAPVPFIVGVQHKPADWKMRTSNLVLINAVKDQVKTCYVPVLPRHKELIAELRPIHTKLSCQKEIARRHPVFKCNEVQAEAAAHFLTVMRRYLESLCTDLRSHTITSVQSNDRVSLLLKDSFVDSFPSKDQPFIKLFVDTQLFTVLSDSRLSSYENEY